The following are encoded together in the bacterium genome:
- a CDS encoding M1 family metallopeptidase yields MPTATRPSRFRLARDVRPSLYDLHLEPDLEAGTFRGEVTITLSLAKPRKEITLHAADLVVDEATVHAGDTTMPARVRASKYDETVTLATRAAVPAGEARVVLRYHAPLNRHLRGFYAAASGDRRYAFTQCEAADARRVMPCFDEPAWKARLRIAVTVAPGDTALSNAPLEAEEALGGGRRRLQFATTPPLSTYLLAVGVGPLEASAVRMSGDTPIRIWHVPGKGHLTEFALEAGAAALERLEAWFGIPYPYGKLDLVAVPDFEAGAMENPGAVFFRETLLLLDPATASLPERKRAAEVIAHELAHMWYGDLVTMAWWDDLWLNEAFATWMAYRVVDEWKPEWRMWLSFEHGRSGALGLDALANTHPIYAPVRSVAEATENFDLITYEKGAAVVRMLEHWLGPETFRAGVRLYMDRHRESNAVAEDLWNALAEASGQDVARVAQAWIAQPGFPLVTLAADGGSLKVKQERFFVDPRVPAAKRRVRWPVPLVLKLPKERRQRTLADRAQQTLALEGGRVPWIFGNAAAGGFYRVLHDAPTRAALLADLSGTLTAVERMALGGDQWALVRAGRAPIDSFLEIVDALGAEPDHDVLDGVSGALAALDEQVVPPGSLVQAQLRGWVARRFGPALEELGWTAEPDEPDPVRLRRAALVRLVGGISEVPAVLEEARRRLEAYLADRSALEPNLAEPVVALAARVGDAALYERYRDVVAVARTPHEQRRFLIHLASFRGSAQVKRTLDALLGAEIPTQDMAFVIMRLLGNPNAREAAWSFLCKRWSAIKKRLPPLMLARLVEATPSLREPRYAREVREFFAAHPVPEAARAVKQALERFRLNAELRKRTGPALARWLAER; encoded by the coding sequence ATGCCGACGGCCACGCGTCCATCCCGCTTCCGCCTCGCCCGCGACGTGCGGCCCAGCCTGTACGACCTGCACCTCGAGCCCGACCTCGAGGCCGGCACGTTTCGCGGCGAGGTGACGATCACCCTGTCGCTCGCGAAGCCGCGCAAGGAGATCACGCTCCACGCCGCCGACCTCGTCGTCGACGAGGCGACGGTCCACGCCGGCGACACGACGATGCCTGCGCGGGTGCGGGCGTCGAAGTACGACGAGACGGTGACGCTGGCGACGCGCGCCGCCGTGCCCGCCGGCGAGGCGCGCGTCGTGCTGCGCTACCACGCGCCGCTGAACCGGCATCTGCGCGGCTTCTACGCCGCGGCCTCCGGCGACCGGCGCTACGCCTTCACGCAGTGCGAGGCGGCCGATGCGCGCCGCGTGATGCCGTGCTTCGACGAGCCGGCGTGGAAGGCACGGCTACGCATCGCGGTCACCGTCGCGCCCGGCGACACGGCGCTGTCGAACGCGCCGCTCGAGGCGGAAGAGGCCCTCGGCGGCGGCCGGCGGCGCCTCCAGTTCGCGACCACGCCGCCGCTCTCCACCTATCTCCTCGCCGTCGGCGTCGGGCCGCTCGAGGCGAGCGCCGTGCGCATGTCGGGCGACACGCCGATCCGCATCTGGCACGTGCCGGGCAAGGGGCACCTCACCGAGTTCGCGCTCGAGGCCGGTGCCGCGGCGCTCGAGCGGCTCGAGGCGTGGTTCGGCATCCCGTACCCGTACGGCAAGCTCGACCTCGTCGCCGTGCCCGACTTCGAGGCGGGGGCGATGGAGAATCCCGGCGCCGTCTTCTTTCGCGAGACGCTGCTGCTCCTCGATCCCGCCACCGCCTCGCTGCCCGAGCGCAAGCGCGCCGCCGAGGTCATCGCGCACGAGCTGGCCCACATGTGGTACGGCGACCTCGTCACCATGGCGTGGTGGGACGACCTCTGGCTGAACGAGGCGTTCGCCACCTGGATGGCCTACCGCGTCGTCGACGAGTGGAAGCCCGAGTGGCGCATGTGGCTGAGCTTCGAGCACGGCCGGTCCGGCGCGCTCGGGCTCGACGCGCTCGCGAACACGCACCCGATCTACGCCCCGGTGCGGAGCGTCGCCGAGGCCACCGAGAACTTCGACCTCATCACCTACGAGAAGGGCGCGGCCGTCGTGCGCATGCTCGAGCACTGGCTCGGGCCCGAGACGTTCCGCGCGGGCGTACGCCTCTACATGGACCGCCATCGCGAGAGCAACGCGGTCGCCGAGGACCTGTGGAACGCGCTCGCGGAGGCGTCGGGGCAGGACGTCGCCCGCGTCGCCCAGGCATGGATCGCGCAGCCGGGCTTCCCGCTCGTGACGCTCGCCGCCGACGGCGGCAGCCTCAAGGTGAAGCAGGAGCGCTTCTTCGTCGACCCGCGCGTGCCGGCGGCGAAGCGGCGCGTGCGCTGGCCGGTGCCGCTCGTGCTGAAGTTGCCGAAGGAGCGCCGGCAGCGCACGCTCGCCGACAGGGCACAGCAGACGCTCGCGCTCGAGGGCGGGCGCGTCCCGTGGATCTTCGGCAACGCCGCCGCCGGCGGCTTCTACCGCGTGCTGCACGACGCGCCCACCCGCGCCGCGCTGCTCGCGGATCTGTCCGGCACGTTGACGGCGGTCGAGCGCATGGCTCTCGGAGGCGACCAGTGGGCGCTCGTGCGCGCCGGCCGCGCGCCGATCGACAGCTTCCTCGAGATCGTCGACGCGCTCGGCGCCGAGCCCGACCACGACGTGCTCGACGGCGTGTCCGGTGCGCTCGCGGCACTCGACGAGCAGGTGGTGCCGCCGGGCAGCCTCGTGCAGGCGCAGCTCCGCGGCTGGGTGGCGCGCCGCTTCGGGCCGGCGCTGGAGGAGCTCGGGTGGACGGCCGAGCCCGACGAGCCCGATCCGGTGCGCCTGCGCCGCGCCGCGCTCGTGCGCCTCGTCGGCGGCATCTCCGAGGTGCCGGCGGTGCTCGAGGAGGCGCGGCGTCGTCTGGAGGCGTATCTCGCCGACCGCAGCGCGCTCGAGCCGAACCTCGCCGAGCCCGTGGTCGCGCTCGCGGCGCGCGTCGGCGACGCCGCGCTGTACGAGAGGTACCGCGACGTCGTGGCCGTCGCGCGCACCCCGCACGAGCAGCGGCGCTTCCTGATCCACCTGGCGTCCTTCCGCGGCTCGGCCCAGGTGAAGCGTACGCTCGACGCGCTCCTCGGCGCCGAGATCCCGACCCAGGACATGGCGTTCGTGATCATGCGCCTCCTCGGCAACCCCAACGCGCGTGAGGCCGCCTGGAGCTTCCTCTGCAAGCGCTGGTCGGCGATCAAGAAGCGCCTCCCCCCGCTCATGCTCGCGCGCCTCGTCGAGGCCACGCCGTCGCTGCGCGAGCCGCGTTACGCCCGCGAGGTGCGCGAGTTCTTCGCGGCGCATCCCGTCCCCGAGGCGGCGCGCGCCGTGAAGCAGGCGTTGGAGCGCTTCCGGCTGAACGCCGAGCTGCGCAAGCGCACCGGACCGGCGCTGGCGCGCTGGCTCGCGGAGCGGTGA